In Silene latifolia isolate original U9 population chromosome 3, ASM4854445v1, whole genome shotgun sequence, a single window of DNA contains:
- the LOC141648437 gene encoding protein NUCLEAR FUSION DEFECTIVE 6, mitochondrial-like isoform X2 codes for MAARFGSITRSVMSTARSSSFIRSPPPSAAPRFRIPPSSRRHPSFSPSRNFGELGCVQSLLPFGNAATMPCLTGHLSLDVRAFSELCNGT; via the exons ATGGCAGCTAGATTTGGTTCAATAACAAGGTCAGTAATGTCAACTGCAAGATCTTCTTCATTCATCCGTTCTCCGCCGCCTTCTGCCGCCCCTCGCTTTCGCATTCCGCCGTCCTCTCGCCGCCATCCTTCCTTTTCTCCCTCAAG GAACTTCGGAGAACTTGGATGTGTACAGTCGCTTCTACCGTTTGGTAATGCTGCCACTATGCCGTGTTTGACCGGCCACCTGTCTCTTGATGTGCGGGCTTTTAGTGAGCTATGCAATG
- the LOC141648437 gene encoding uncharacterized protein LOC141648437 isoform X1 produces the protein MAARFGSITRSVMSTARSSSFIRSPPPSAAPRFRIPPSSRRHPSFSPSRNFGELGCVQSLLPFGNAATMPCLTGHLSLDVRAFSELCNGKNGKDG, from the exons ATGGCAGCTAGATTTGGTTCAATAACAAGGTCAGTAATGTCAACTGCAAGATCTTCTTCATTCATCCGTTCTCCGCCGCCTTCTGCCGCCCCTCGCTTTCGCATTCCGCCGTCCTCTCGCCGCCATCCTTCCTTTTCTCCCTCAAG GAACTTCGGAGAACTTGGATGTGTACAGTCGCTTCTACCGTTTGGTAATGCTGCCACTATGCCGTGTTTGACCGGCCACCTGTCTCTTGATGTGCGGGCTTTTAGTGAGCTATGCAATG GGAAAAATGGAAAAGATGGGTGA